Proteins encoded together in one Impatiens glandulifera chromosome 1, dImpGla2.1, whole genome shotgun sequence window:
- the LOC124932275 gene encoding serine carboxypeptidase-like 40 translates to MTELGAFRVHSDGKTLFYNKFAWNKVANVLFLESPTGVGFSYSNTTSDYSVVGDTKTAHDNYIFLLNWLERFPEYKSRDFYISGESYAGHYVPQLAYTIFQQNKSAKKNRFINFKGLMIGNAAINEATDSAGMYDYFASHALISDELGKQIRKTCNFSADEVSIECKKHVDASDANTFSVDGLNIYNIYAPICKNSQITLFPKKTSIRNIDPCIDQYTYTYLNSPHVQKALHANVTNLTYDWEPCSDVLHYNNPKDYVSTVIPELRELMAGGIRIWIFSGDVDGRVPVTSSEYSIASMKRPIKNEWRPWVFNQEVGGYVQVYKGDLTFATVRGAGHEVPSYEPARALTLIASFLKGKPLPAFQDQN, encoded by the exons ATGACAGAACTAGGAGCTTTCCGTGTTCACAGTGATGGAAAAACTCTGTTTTACAACAAATTCGCATGGAATAaag TCGCAAACGTCCTGTTTTTGGAATCCCCAACCGGAGTAGGTTTTTCATACTCAAACACAACATCAGATTACTCAGTAGTAGGCGATACAAAAACCGCGCACGACAATTACATCTTCTTATTGAATTGGCTTGAAAGATTTCCCGAGTATAAATCCAGAGATTTCTACATCTCTGGCGAGAGTTACGCCGGACATTACGTTCCTCAACTTGCATACACCATTTTTCAACAAAACAAATCTGCAAAGAAGAATCGCTTTATAAACTTCAAAGGATTAATG ATTGGAAATGCTGCGATTAATGAAGCGACAGATAGCGCTGGGATGTACGATTATTTCGCATCTCATGCACTAATTTCTGATGAACTTGGAAAGCAAATTAGGAAAACCTGCAATTTCTCAGCAGATGAAGTCAGTATTGAATGCAAAAAGCATGTAGATGCATCCGATGCCAATACTTTTTCTGTTGACGGTCTTAATATCTACAACATTTACGCTCCAATCTgcaaaaattctcaaatcacTCTATTTCCTAAGAAAACCTCT ATAAGGAATATTGATCCTTGCATTGACCAATATACGTATACTTATCTGAATAGTCCACATGTCCAAAAAGCCCTCCATGCTAATGTCACTAACCTAACTTATGATTGGGAACCATGCag CGATGTGCTGCACTATAATAACCCTAAGGATTATGTATCAACTGTAATTCCTGAGTTAAGAGAGCTAATGGCCGGCGGAATTCGCATATGGATCTTCAG TGGGGACGTAGATGGAAGGGTACCCGTTACTTCAAGTGAATACTCTATTGCTTCAATGAAACGACCCATCAAGAATGAATGGCGTCCTTGGGTATTCAACCAAGag gttggTGGGTATGTTCAAGTTTATAAAGGAGATTTGACATTTGCAACGGTTAGAGGAGCAGGACATGAGGTGCCAAGTTATGAGCCTGCAAGAGCTCTTACTCTAATTGCTTCATTCCTCAAGGGAAAACCTCTTCCAGCTTTCcaagatcaaaattaa